From the Leptotrichia sp. oral taxon 221 genome, one window contains:
- the secF gene encoding protein translocase subunit SecF, which yields MLNLKIIKNQKYFLGFSLILTIISIISIFAIKLNLGVDFKGGDLFQIKYEKTMDKALVDKTLTDLVSEVPKLRGQRIQFSEDNTVIVKTEQLTNTEKTKVLNTLKEKTGKYDLVKYDTVGATIGKELTSNAVSALIIGSILIVIYITVRFEWIYAIAGILALLHDIVITIGLIALLRYEADTPFIAAILTILGYSINDTIVIFDRIRENDKENKKSKHQKPFAEVIDHSINQVFARSLYTSLTTLFSVIVLLIFGGSTLKTFSMTLFIGITFGTYSSIFIASPIVYLLRRFKKEDKNKDSNKRKTGKSVNGYDESDKVLV from the coding sequence ATGCTGAACTTGAAAATAATTAAAAACCAAAAATATTTTTTAGGGTTCTCACTAATTTTGACAATAATTTCAATAATTAGTATATTTGCCATAAAATTAAATTTGGGAGTAGATTTTAAAGGTGGAGATTTATTTCAAATAAAATATGAAAAAACAATGGATAAAGCGTTGGTAGATAAGACGTTAACAGATTTAGTTTCAGAAGTTCCTAAATTGAGAGGACAAAGAATCCAATTTTCTGAAGACAATACAGTAATTGTAAAAACTGAACAATTAACTAATACAGAAAAAACAAAAGTATTAAATACATTGAAAGAAAAAACAGGAAAATATGATTTGGTAAAATATGATACAGTTGGAGCGACAATAGGTAAGGAATTGACTTCAAATGCGGTAAGTGCTTTGATAATTGGAAGTATTTTGATTGTAATTTATATTACAGTTAGATTTGAGTGGATTTATGCGATTGCAGGAATATTGGCGTTATTGCATGATATTGTTATAACAATTGGTTTAATAGCATTATTGAGATATGAAGCAGATACACCATTTATTGCGGCTATTTTGACAATTTTAGGATATTCGATTAATGATACAATCGTTATTTTTGACAGAATAAGAGAAAATGATAAAGAAAATAAAAAAAGTAAACACCAAAAACCTTTTGCAGAAGTTATTGATCATAGTATAAATCAAGTATTCGCAAGATCGTTATATACTTCATTAACAACATTATTTTCAGTAATAGTATTATTAATCTTTGGTGGAAGTACATTAAAAACATTTAGTATGACATTGTTTATTGGTATAACTTTTGGTACATACTCATCAATCTTTATTGCGAGTCCAATAGTTTACTTGTTAAGAAGATTTAAAAAAGAGGATAAAAATAAAGATAGTAACAAGAGAAAAACTGGTAAATCAGTTAATGGATATGATGAAAGCGATAAAGTATTAGTTTAA
- the secD gene encoding protein translocase subunit SecD, translating into MENKKRHYIWLFGLVILSVLVLYYNKIKLGLDLRGGTSIVLQAQGKIENDTMEKVRDIIERRINSLGVSEPVIQLSGNDKLIVELAGVKDPEKAKSLIGTTAKLEFKIKEANGTYGPTLLEGSAIKNAVVDRDQVGRPVVSFELNTKGADVFAKITRENIGKQLAIMLDGKEQSAPTIQTEIAGGKGQISLGGSKDAYEEATNLSNLLKSGALPVNIKILESRTVGATLGSESIDQTKIAGVIAVVVISVFMIAIYKIPGIVADIALLINGLLVMTLLSVVGAVLTLPGIAGFILTLGMAVDANVITFERVKEELARGYSLQDSVEKGFKHALPAIIDGNITTLLIAGVLFFLGTGPIKGFAVTLSLGVFVTIFTAVFVTKVILKFVLSTFKIEKEKLFWKGVKNAELENN; encoded by the coding sequence ATGGAAAATAAGAAAAGACATTATATTTGGCTTTTTGGATTAGTAATTTTATCGGTATTAGTACTTTATTATAACAAGATAAAATTAGGATTGGACTTGAGAGGTGGGACTTCGATAGTTTTACAAGCGCAAGGTAAAATTGAAAATGATACGATGGAAAAGGTAAGAGACATTATCGAAAGAAGAATTAACAGTTTAGGAGTATCCGAACCAGTAATTCAGTTAAGTGGAAATGATAAATTAATAGTAGAATTAGCTGGAGTAAAAGATCCTGAAAAAGCGAAAAGTTTAATCGGGACAACAGCTAAATTGGAATTTAAAATAAAAGAAGCAAATGGTACTTATGGACCAACATTATTAGAAGGTTCAGCAATAAAAAATGCCGTTGTAGATAGAGACCAAGTAGGAAGACCAGTTGTAAGTTTTGAGTTGAATACAAAGGGAGCAGATGTTTTTGCTAAGATAACTAGAGAAAATATTGGTAAACAATTGGCGATTATGTTAGATGGTAAAGAGCAATCAGCACCAACAATTCAAACTGAAATCGCTGGTGGAAAAGGGCAAATTAGTTTAGGTGGAAGTAAAGATGCTTACGAAGAAGCAACAAATTTATCTAACTTATTAAAATCAGGAGCTTTACCAGTAAATATTAAAATTTTGGAGTCAAGAACAGTTGGAGCTACTTTAGGAAGTGAATCAATTGATCAAACAAAAATTGCAGGAGTTATAGCTGTAGTTGTAATATCAGTATTTATGATAGCAATTTATAAAATACCAGGAATTGTTGCAGATATAGCTTTATTGATAAACGGATTACTTGTAATGACTTTATTAAGCGTTGTAGGTGCGGTGTTAACTTTGCCAGGGATTGCAGGATTTATATTGACATTAGGAATGGCAGTTGATGCGAATGTAATTACTTTTGAGAGAGTAAAAGAAGAATTGGCGAGAGGATATTCCTTACAAGATTCTGTTGAAAAAGGATTTAAACATGCATTACCAGCGATAATCGATGGGAATATAACAACATTATTAATTGCAGGAGTATTATTTTTCTTAGGAACAGGACCAATAAAAGGATTTGCAGTTACATTATCACTTGGGGTTTTTGTAACAATATTTACAGCAGTTTTCGTTACAAAAGTTATTTTAAAATTCGTTTTATCGACTTTTAAAATAGAAAAAGAAAAATTATTTTGGAAAGGAGTAAAAAATGCTGAACTTGAAAATAATTAA
- the ruvX gene encoding Holliday junction resolvase RuvX: MRKFIGLDVGDVRIGVAKCDPLGILATALEVIDRTKIDPIARIKEILDDEGTKKIVVGMPKSLDGSKKRQVEKVEEFVEELKKNIPNIQIFFVDERYTTTEAEHYLKNYSKKNGKERRKVVDMVAATIILQNYLDMTK; the protein is encoded by the coding sequence ATGAGAAAATTTATTGGACTTGATGTCGGAGATGTGAGAATTGGGGTTGCAAAATGCGATCCTTTGGGAATTCTTGCGACTGCTCTTGAAGTGATTGATAGGACGAAAATAGATCCGATTGCAAGAATAAAAGAGATTTTAGATGATGAAGGTACGAAAAAAATTGTCGTAGGAATGCCGAAAAGTCTTGATGGTTCAAAAAAACGTCAAGTTGAAAAAGTGGAAGAATTTGTGGAAGAATTGAAAAAAAATATTCCAAATATTCAAATTTTCTTTGTAGATGAGCGTTACACGACGACAGAAGCGGAACATTATTTGAAAAATTATTCTAAAAAGAATGGGAAAGAACGAAGGAAAGTTGTGGATATGGTTGCTGCAACGATAATTTTACAAAATTATTTGGATATGACAAAGTAA